A single Chiroxiphia lanceolata isolate bChiLan1 chromosome 25, bChiLan1.pri, whole genome shotgun sequence DNA region contains:
- the LHFPL5 gene encoding LHFPL tetraspan subfamily member 5 protein, with the protein MSKLLPAQEAARIYHTNYVRNARAMGVLWALFTLCFSILMVVTFIQPYWIGDSIDTPQAGYFGLFSYCIGNALTGELICKGSPLDFGTIPSSAFKTAMFFVGISTFLIIGSILCFSLFFFCNAATVYKVCAWMQLAAATGLMIGCLIYPDGWDSSEVKRLCGDKTDKYTLGACTVRWAYILCIIGILDALILSFLAFVLGNRQDNLLPSDFKVENKEEGND; encoded by the exons ATGTCCAAGCTGCTGCCGGCTCAGGAGGCAGCCCGGATCTACCATACCAACTACGTGAGGAATGCGCGGGCCATGGGAGTGCTCTGGGCCCTCTTCACCCTCTGCTTCTCCATCCTGATGGTGGTGACCTTCATCCAGCCGTACTGGATTGGCGACAGCATCGACACGCCGCAGGCCGGCTACTTCGGCCTCTTCTCCTACTGCATCGGCAACGCGCTCACCGGGGAGCTCATCTGCAAGGGCAGCCCCCTCGACTTCGGCACCATCCCTTCCAGTGCCTTCAAAACTGCCATGTTCTTCGTAGGTATATCCACCTTCCTCATAAttggctccatcctctgcttcagcctcttcttcttctgtaaCGCAGCCACCGTCTATAAAGTGTGTGCCTGGAtgcagctggcagcag ctaCTGGGCTGATGATTGGCTGCCTGATCTACCCCGACGGCTGGGACTCGAGCGAGGTGAAGCGCCTGTGTGGGGACAAGACAGACAAATACACACTGGGTGCCTGCACCGTGCGCTGGGCCTACATCCTCTGCATCATTGGCATCCTCGACGCTCTCATACTGTCCTTCCTGGCCTTTGTGCTGGGGAACCGGCAGGACAACCTCCTCCCATCCGATttcaaagtggaaaataaag aagagGGAAATGACTGA